One window of the Thermoplasmata archaeon genome contains the following:
- a CDS encoding alkaline phosphatase family protein: MPASPPPPLHGASGVALIVLDGLADRPHPDTAGRTPLEAAATPALDGLAGRGRLGDVVVVGPGIAPESDAGVFALLGYDPVHDSPGRGVLEALGVGLPLAPGDVALRLNFATGDGAGGITDSRVGRSLSTNEARDLADSLTRADLLAADGIRAEVRATVGHRGVLWLHPTSGGGLSPNVSNADPFYEKVGGMGQARRPETPQVREVTPLDASPEAARTARALNAFLPAAAARLAGHRVNARRALGGKPVANALLVRNAGALPAAPTATFGAARGVPGAALTEMPVERGIAKVLGLEDRYVGPMGADRDAGYRDRARIARELLGSHPFVYVHLKGPDEPGHDGDAAAKRAIVEAIDRSFFGPFLEGLDLDRYRIAVTADHATPSALRGHSDDPVPLLLAGAGVTPERVGTPVKFGESAAANGTLGHRRGGEVLALLFGPDGSSAP, translated from the coding sequence ATGCCAGCCTCGCCGCCGCCGCCGCTCCACGGGGCCTCGGGGGTCGCGCTCATCGTGCTGGACGGGCTCGCGGACCGGCCGCACCCGGACACCGCGGGCCGCACGCCGCTCGAAGCGGCGGCGACGCCCGCGCTGGACGGGCTCGCCGGGCGCGGGCGGCTCGGCGACGTCGTCGTGGTCGGACCCGGGATCGCACCGGAGTCCGATGCGGGCGTCTTCGCGCTCCTGGGCTACGACCCGGTCCACGACTCCCCGGGTCGCGGCGTGCTCGAAGCGCTCGGCGTCGGCCTCCCGCTCGCGCCGGGCGACGTGGCGCTCCGGCTCAACTTCGCGACCGGCGATGGTGCGGGAGGGATCACGGACTCCCGCGTCGGGCGCTCCCTCTCCACGAACGAGGCGCGGGACTTGGCCGACAGCCTGACGCGCGCCGACCTGCTGGCGGCGGACGGGATCCGCGCGGAGGTCCGGGCGACGGTGGGCCACCGCGGCGTGCTCTGGCTGCACCCGACGAGCGGCGGCGGGCTCTCCCCCAACGTTTCCAACGCCGACCCGTTCTACGAGAAGGTCGGCGGGATGGGCCAGGCGCGGCGGCCGGAGACGCCCCAGGTCCGCGAGGTCACGCCGCTCGACGCGAGTCCGGAGGCGGCCCGCACGGCGCGGGCGCTCAACGCGTTCCTGCCCGCGGCCGCCGCTCGGCTCGCCGGCCACCGGGTCAACGCCCGGCGCGCGCTCGGGGGAAAGCCGGTCGCGAACGCGCTGCTCGTGCGCAACGCCGGAGCGCTGCCGGCCGCTCCGACCGCGACGTTCGGGGCCGCACGGGGCGTGCCCGGCGCGGCCCTGACGGAGATGCCGGTCGAGCGAGGGATCGCCAAGGTCCTGGGGCTCGAGGACCGCTACGTCGGGCCGATGGGCGCCGACCGAGACGCCGGCTACCGGGACCGGGCCCGGATCGCGCGCGAGCTCCTCGGCTCCCACCCGTTCGTCTACGTGCATCTCAAGGGACCGGACGAGCCGGGGCACGACGGGGACGCCGCTGCGAAGCGCGCGATCGTGGAGGCGATCGACCGCTCCTTCTTCGGGCCGTTCCTCGAGGGTCTCGACCTCGATCGCTACCGGATCGCGGTGACGGCCGACCACGCCACCCCCTCCGCCCTCCGGGGGCACTCCGACGATCCCGTCCCACTCCTGCTCGCGGGCGCGGGCGTGACGCCCGAGCGCGTCGGCACACCGGTGAAGTTCGGCGAGTCGGCCGCCGCGAACGGCACGCTCGGCCATCGGCGGGGCGGAGAGGTCCTAGCGCTCCTCTTCGGCCCGGACGGCTCGAGCGCTCCATGA